The genomic segment GCGGCGATTCTTGTTGTGCTTGCAGTTCTAACATGGCGCCAGGGACATGCATATAAAGATGCTGAAACACTTTGGCGCGACAACCTGGCAAAAAACCCTACTTCCTGGATGGCATACAACAATCTTGCTTCTGTTCTTCTTGAACGTGGGGATGCAGAAAAATCACTGGAATACCATACAAAAGCCCTGGGGATATATGAGAGCCCCGAAGCTCATATTGGGATGGGCGCCGCCCTCACACAGTTGGGCCGCCCACAAGAAGCATTACCCCATTATAGGAAAGCTCTTAATCTTAGGCCAAACGACCCGGATACATACTACAATATGGGCATTGCTTTTGCCGCGATGGGGAATCTAGCAGAGGCAATTGAAAACTATATGAAAGCGCTGGAGATCAACCCACATCATGTAAAGGCTAGAAACAACCTGGGAAGTGCCCTAGCAGCTCAAGGAAATTTCGAGGGTGCAGCCATTCAATATATTAACATTCTTAATGATAACCCAAACGACGACCGAGCACATACAAATTTGGCTAACGTTCTTGCAGAAATAGGCAAACTTGATGAAGCAGAACAACACTATCGCACAGCGCTCGCACTCAATGCCAGCAATGAGGCGGCACATTACAATTTGGCTAGACTCCTGACCATGAAGGGAAAACTTACAGAGGCAATGCAACATTATCAGAAATCAATTATCCTACAGCCCGACAATGCTGACGCTCATTACAATCTTGCTGGTGTTCTCGGAGCACGAAACCTGATTGACGAAGCGATAGATGAGTATCGAAAGGCAATCCAAATCAAGCCCGATTTTGCTGACGCCTATAACAACTTAGCAGTCATGCTTTATTTGAAGGGCGACTACGCTGGAGCGTGGAAGGAAATTGCGCTTGCTAAAAAGTATGGCGGCAAGCCACACCCCCAATTTCTCAAGGCTCTGACGCAGAAGATGCCGCCGTAATGAAAACTCTAATCTAGTGTTGTAAAATGGCTAACAAGAAAGCAAGACAAAGGCAAAGTCATGCAAGCAACCAATTCTATGCCGGCATGGCAATTGTCGCAATTACATTCCTCATTTACGTCCCCTCAATCAATAATGGCTTCATATGGGATGATATCGCATGGATTATTAAGAGCCCCATTATAAACACTAAAGACGCGCTTTACCGGTACTGGTGTACTATGCAGTCGCCGGACTATTTTCCTTTCGTGCATACCCTTTTCTGGATTGAATGGAAACTTT from the Armatimonadota bacterium genome contains:
- a CDS encoding tetratricopeptide repeat protein: AAILVVLAVLTWRQGHAYKDAETLWRDNLAKNPTSWMAYNNLASVLLERGDAEKSLEYHTKALGIYESPEAHIGMGAALTQLGRPQEALPHYRKALNLRPNDPDTYYNMGIAFAAMGNLAEAIENYMKALEINPHHVKARNNLGSALAAQGNFEGAAIQYINILNDNPNDDRAHTNLANVLAEIGKLDEAEQHYRTALALNASNEAAHYNLARLLTMKGKLTEAMQHYQKSIILQPDNADAHYNLAGVLGARNLIDEAIDEYRKAIQIKPDFADAYNNLAVMLYLKGDYAGAWKEIALAKKYGGKPHPQFLKALTQKMPP